The bacterium genome segment TTCATATCTTCTCTACCTTAACTAAATAATCAATTTGTTTTATCATTCCTTTTATTTGAGGATTATCAGGTTTTATCACCGTCTGGTTTATTTTCCTCAATCCCAATGCCGATAAAGTTCCGCAATGTTTTGGTATTCTTCCGAATCTACTTTTAACTAAAGTTATCTTCAAATTTTTCTCCATTTTAGTCTTCTCACTTTCTATTTTTATCTAACAAATCTAAATATAGCCATCAAAGCACTAATTAAAGTTCCAACACAGATAATACTTCCCACCATCCATTTAGTTTGAGAGACGATTAATTTAGTTTGAGAGATTAATAATCTATAGACTTCTTGAATTTGTTCGTTGAATCTTCCTTCCATCCTTTCCATTCGCTCGTTGAATCTTCCTTCCATCCTTTCCATTCGCTCATGAATCTTATCTATTCGTTCATTTAGTTCTCCCAGGGCTTTCTTGATTTCACTATATCCTTCGTCTAATTTATTAAGTCTGAAATCTATCACGCTTAACTTATGCCCAAGTTCATCCTTTGGAACTCCTTTTTCAAGAATTATTTGCTCCATAACCTTGACAAAATCTTCTATTACCGGACTACCAAATTTTTCTTTTAGTCTATCTGAAATAACAATAGGCATTTGTCTTGAAAACCTCCATTATCTCTTATACTGGTAATGTATTACGAAGGTCTAATCTTGCCGATAGAGATATTGTTTGTTTCAAAGCATTCATTGTGGCATTAATAACCGCAAGTGGATTATTATTT includes the following:
- the rpmD gene encoding 50S ribosomal protein L30, translating into MEKNLKITLVKSRFGRIPKHCGTLSALGLRKINQTVIKPDNPQIKGMIKQIDYLVKVEKI